The following DNA comes from Mycobacterium sp. MS1601.
TGTTATTCCCTCATGAATAATTGCGTGGGGAAATATCACGAGATAGGCTCCAGCGATCTGGATCCTTTCGTTGTATCAGCACAATCGATCCGATGAAGATTGGTACACAATTCGACCGAAATGGCGATGCCGTACCAACGCAGCAAATCCTGATGGTCCGACAAATGTCGTCGGGTGCGGCGGGGCAATCTGCGGCGATCAGCCTTTGGTGCATGACGATGCTCGAATCCGGGCCCGTGTCGCCGCTGCGGGCGGCAACGGAGGACGCTTCCGGTCGGCAGCTGATGCGCCGCGCCTCCACGGTGGGACTGTTGACGCGCCACACAGTGAGAACTGCTGGTCGCGATTACTACACTGCTGGAACCGAATTCGGAGGCCACCACGCAGGCCCGATCGCTGCTGGTCGCCCTCGGTGGCTGGGCGGTACACCGGTTGGCCACCCGGTCTCACAGTCCGATCTTCACCGCAGTCGACGCATTCAGCGTTGTGGCCGTATGGGTGTCCATCCTGCAGCTGGTGCAGGATCCGTTGTTCCCTTCGTACAACACTGCCCCCAAGCCATCGCAGGAACGGCGGTGGTGAGCTTCTCGGTGTCACTGCCTGCCCGGGTCAGCCTGCCGCTGTCGGTCGCCATTGCCGGTACTTGCGCGACTTTTGGGGCGATGGGAAGACCCGTGGGTGCCACCGCCACAGTGGGTCGAACTGGTTTCGGCGCTGTCAGCAGAAACCGAGTATCTCCTCACCCCGGCTGTCTTCACCGGCTTCCCCGAGGTCTGGCTTTCTGATGAGCTGGCGAAAACCGTGGCGGCCGCCTCCCGGGAGGCGACGGACAACGTCGATCGGCACTCATAGGCGACGCGGATAACCATCACCCCCGATACGGTGACTATCGCCGATGACGGCCTCGGCTTTGACATCGACAGTTCTCGGACCGGCCGCGGCGTCAACGATTCGATCACGGGGCGGATGAAGCAGGTCGGCCGCAGTGCCGGCCTCAGCTTGCGGTGAGCGAGCGGGTTCAGCGCCAGGCGCGGATTGAATCGCGGCGTTTGCGTGTTGCTCGACCAGGCGGCGACCTTCCACCATCCGATCATGGCCGCGTCGAGACTAATGATCGACGGTGCCGAAGCGCGCCACATCGACCTCGTCGCCGAGGTTGCAGGACGAGCTGTCGGACCTGGAAGACGCCGACATCACCCCGGCGAGCGCCGTGCGGACCTACTTGCAACGGTCGCCCGCGCCATTGAGGACGGGATCATCAGCGTCGAGGAGTTGTGAAGGCTCACAGCATGATCCACCCGACCCCGCACACCGTCACCAGCGATACCAGCGTCAGGGGGATTCCGAAGCGGAAGAAGGTCGCTGTGGTGTAGCCACCCGGTTTCATCACCATCAGGTTGGACTGGTGGCTGAACGGGTTGAGGAACGTGAACGAGATGCACGTGCCGATCAAGGTCAGCAACACCACCGGATCCAGCCCTGCCGCGGCGGCCACGGTGAGCGCCACCGGGGTCAGGATGGCGGCTGCCGCGGCATTGGTGACGATGTTGGTGAGCAGCGTGGTGCCCAGTGCAATCACCAGAATCACCAGAGCGGTACTGCCGCTGGACAGTTGCAGGATCGCCTCGGCGACGTGTGCGCCGAGGCCGCTCTGCACCACGATGGTGCCCAGTCCGATCGATCCGGCGATGATGGCCAGGATGTTCCAGTTCAGCGCCCGCACCGCGGACCGCGGTGTCAGCACCTGGGTGACCACCATGAGCGCGGCACCGGTGACGGCGATGAGTTCGATGGGGGCCACTCCCAACGACCCTGCCATGATGACGGCAGCCAGGATGGCCAGCGCAATCCACGTCTTGCTGGTCTGCGGCGCCTTGCCGGCGACCTTCTGCCACAACCCCACCAGCGGGTGGTCGGTCAACACATCGCTGGATCGTGTTGTCACCAGGCACATCTCGCCGGCATGGGCGGTGGTGTCGCGCAGCAACTGGGTGGTTTGCGCGGCAACCACATGGATGTCGTCGTTCTCCTCCAGATCGCGGATGGTGGCGTGTTCCTCGGTCGCGATGGACACCGCGAACAGATCCTGGCGGGTCTGGCCGAAGCGCGGGCTGTTCCACAGCATCCGCACTCCCGATTCGGTGGCCCGGTAGATCAGGACGTCGCCGTCTTCGATGGGGGAGTCGGCATCGATCGGGGCACCCCAGCGCTGGATCTCGAGCAAGTCGAAGTCCGGTGTCGACCGCACCCCGACTGCCGCGGCGGTGTTGCCGAGGATGTTGGCCCGGCTGGTCACCGGAATCTCGGCGCGCCAAGATAATTCGCGCTCGGTAGGCTCGGTGCGTCCGCGCAGCATCAGCGGTGCGGTGATCAGCAGTACCACCCACCCGACGATCGCTACGGGCACCGCCACCGGAACCCAGGAGAACATCGACAGTTCGATCCCGGCGGGTGCGGCCAGTCCGGCGATCAACAGATTGGAGCTGGTGCCGATCAGCGTCGCCGACCCCGCCAAGGTGGTGGCGTGCGCGATGGGCAACAGCACGCTGCGCGAGGGTACGCCGGACTGTTGTTCCAGTTCCTTGGCCGCCGGAATCAGCATGGCCACGATCGGTGTGGTGTTGATGAGAGCGGAGATGAAGCCGACGGGGGGGATCAGCCGAGCCAGCGCCTGGGTCGAGGAGGTGACGCCGTTGAGCAGCCGGTACATCACGCGCGACACCACGCCGGTGTAGAGCACCCCCTTGGCGATCACCAGCATGGCGGCGATGGTGATGACGCCGCCGTTGCTCAGGCCGGCGAAGAGTTCGGCGGGCGTGGCGATCCCGACGAGCCCGGCCACCACCAGCGCGCAGAGCAGCGCCAGTACCGCCGGAACTGTACCGGTGGTCATCAGCACAAGGGTGATGACCACGATCACTGCCGCAACAATCGCCATGCCGAGCATTATCGAGGGTCGCGGTCGCCGCACCCCCGATGCACTACAGGTGACGGCGCAGCAGCGCGGCCTGGCGGCGTAGGCGCTCGGCGGCCTCGGCCTGGCCCACAGCGTCGTAGCCGTCCGCTTCGGCGCCGTAGTCGTGCACGTGCTGGGCCAGGATGGCCTGCACCTCGGTGTCCGACAGTTCCCGGCGTGGCACTTCGGTGGCGGTGATGCCCTCGATGTCAACGCTTTCGGCGTTGTCGATGGCGGCGATCGCCGTGCGGACCGCGGCGACGTGCACAGCGTCGCGGGCCTTCATGGCGCCTACGAGATCGGCGCGCAGGGCTGCGCGCACCTCGTCGACGGTCATGATGCTGCGTCCTGAACCAGCGCGCTGACCATCGTCAACAGGGCCGCGGCATCGTCGGCGTCACCCACCGCGAACACCGTGAGGCGGCGATGAGCCGGCTCGTAGGTGGTATGAACCTGCAGGCTGGTGGACGCGGCGGTGGCGCCGGCCACCGCCAACGTGGACACCCGGTCCATGAGCGCGCGGGTGGCGTCGGAGATCCGCAGGACGGCGGTGGTGTCGACACGCGGTGCAGCGTCGGCGCCGTCGCCGGTGAAGGCCCGCAGATCGGCCTCGGAAATGCGGTACTGCTTGCCGATCCGGACGGCGGGCAGTCGGCCGTCGCGCACATAGCCGCGGACCGTGCG
Coding sequences within:
- a CDS encoding helix-turn-helix domain-containing protein, yielding MTATLYSPDEVADLLGLHVRTVRGYVRDGRLPAVRIGKQYRISEADLRAFTGDGADAAPRVDTTAVLRISDATRALMDRVSTLAVAGATAASTSLQVHTTYEPAHRRLTVFAVGDADDAAALLTMVSALVQDAAS
- a CDS encoding GatB/YqeY domain-containing protein, with amino-acid sequence MTVDEVRAALRADLVGAMKARDAVHVAAVRTAIAAIDNAESVDIEGITATEVPRRELSDTEVQAILAQHVHDYGAEADGYDAVGQAEAAERLRRQAALLRRHL
- a CDS encoding SLC13 family permease; this translates as MAIVAAVIVVITLVLMTTGTVPAVLALLCALVVAGLVGIATPAELFAGLSNGGVITIAAMLVIAKGVLYTGVVSRVMYRLLNGVTSSTQALARLIPPVGFISALINTTPIVAMLIPAAKELEQQSGVPSRSVLLPIAHATTLAGSATLIGTSSNLLIAGLAAPAGIELSMFSWVPVAVPVAIVGWVVLLITAPLMLRGRTEPTERELSWRAEIPVTSRANILGNTAAAVGVRSTPDFDLLEIQRWGAPIDADSPIEDGDVLIYRATESGVRMLWNSPRFGQTRQDLFAVSIATEEHATIRDLEENDDIHVVAAQTTQLLRDTTAHAGEMCLVTTRSSDVLTDHPLVGLWQKVAGKAPQTSKTWIALAILAAVIMAGSLGVAPIELIAVTGAALMVVTQVLTPRSAVRALNWNILAIIAGSIGLGTIVVQSGLGAHVAEAILQLSSGSTALVILVIALGTTLLTNIVTNAAAAAILTPVALTVAAAAGLDPVVLLTLIGTCISFTFLNPFSHQSNLMVMKPGGYTTATFFRFGIPLTLVSLVTVCGVGWIML